One genomic segment of Marinitoga piezophila KA3 includes these proteins:
- a CDS encoding CoA transferase subunit A, which translates to MKVVKAEEAIKVINDGDSIMIGGFLTIGTPETLIDEIIKQKKKDLTIICNDTSFETKGIGRLIYNKLAKKVVTSHIGTNKETQRQMIEKELEVELVPQGTLIEQIRAGGVGLGGILTPTGIGTIVEEGKQIIEIDGKKYILEKAIRAKVALVKAKKADHLGNLTFSFTASNFNPIIAMAADTVIVEVDELVPVGTITPEEVQFPGALVDYVVIRGRE; encoded by the coding sequence TTGAAAGTTGTTAAGGCGGAAGAGGCCATTAAAGTTATTAATGATGGCGATTCAATTATGATTGGAGGATTCTTAACAATTGGAACTCCAGAAACGCTTATAGACGAAATTATTAAGCAAAAGAAAAAAGATTTAACAATTATCTGTAATGACACATCCTTTGAAACAAAAGGAATCGGAAGACTTATATACAACAAACTTGCTAAAAAGGTTGTAACTTCACACATTGGAACAAATAAAGAAACACAGAGACAGATGATTGAAAAAGAACTTGAAGTTGAACTTGTTCCTCAGGGAACATTAATAGAACAGATAAGAGCAGGTGGAGTTGGTCTTGGCGGCATTCTTACCCCTACAGGTATTGGAACTATTGTTGAAGAAGGAAAGCAAATAATAGAAATTGATGGAAAAAAATATATTCTTGAAAAGGCAATAAGAGCAAAGGTTGCACTTGTTAAAGCCAAAAAAGCTGATCATCTTGGAAACCTTACATTTTCATTTACTGCAAGTAATTTTAACCCTATAATTGCAATGGCAGCAGATACTGTAATTGTTGAAGTAGATGAATTGGTTCCAGTAGGTACAATTACACCTGAAGAAGTGCAATTCCCTGGAGCACTTGTTGATTATGTTGTAATAAGGGGGAGAGAATAA
- the queA gene encoding tRNA preQ1(34) S-adenosylmethionine ribosyltransferase-isomerase QueA, whose translation MRKPLYKVEDFDYHLPEEYIAQKPAEPRDSSRLMVLNRNIRTIEHKIFRNIIDYLKPGDLMVLNNTKVIPARLYGRKTTGAKVEVLLLEKTHEENTWKALVKPGSKLKKGAEIKFSDHLYAKIIEHNSDGSRIIHFTSDKDVWEEIERVGNMPLPPYIKSTDVPGERYQTEYAKIQGAVAAPTAGLHFTKELLNKIKEKGIEFAEVTLHVGLGTFRPVKVDNIEEHEMHEEYYEVPAETMKKIREYRQNKGRIISVGTTVVRTLETIAQLPEQESYMGTTDIFIYPPYEFKLIDALITNFHLPKSTLLMLVAAFGGYDFIMEAYKKAVEEKYRFFSFGDSMFIY comes from the coding sequence ATGAGAAAACCATTATACAAAGTAGAAGATTTTGATTATCATTTGCCTGAGGAATATATAGCTCAAAAACCAGCAGAACCAAGAGATTCTTCAAGGTTAATGGTATTAAATAGAAATATCAGAACTATAGAACATAAAATTTTTAGAAATATAATTGATTACTTAAAACCTGGAGATTTAATGGTATTAAACAATACAAAAGTAATTCCAGCAAGATTATATGGTCGGAAAACAACAGGTGCAAAGGTTGAAGTATTATTGCTCGAGAAAACACACGAAGAAAATACATGGAAAGCACTTGTTAAACCCGGTTCAAAATTAAAAAAAGGTGCAGAAATAAAATTTTCTGACCATCTATATGCTAAAATAATAGAACATAATAGCGATGGTTCAAGAATTATTCATTTTACATCTGATAAAGATGTATGGGAAGAAATTGAAAGAGTTGGAAATATGCCTTTGCCACCATATATAAAAAGCACTGATGTTCCAGGTGAAAGGTATCAAACAGAATATGCGAAAATTCAGGGAGCTGTTGCGGCACCAACAGCAGGGTTGCATTTTACAAAGGAATTATTAAATAAGATAAAAGAAAAAGGAATTGAATTTGCTGAAGTAACTCTTCATGTTGGTCTTGGTACATTTAGGCCTGTAAAAGTGGATAATATAGAAGAACATGAAATGCATGAGGAGTATTATGAAGTTCCAGCAGAAACAATGAAAAAAATACGTGAATATAGACAAAATAAAGGAAGAATAATCAGTGTAGGAACTACTGTGGTTAGAACACTTGAAACAATAGCACAACTTCCAGAACAGGAATCCTATATGGGGACTACGGATATATTTATATATCCGCCATATGAATTTAAATTAATAGATGCATTGATAACCAATTTTCATTTACCAAAATCCACACTTTTAATGCTTGTTGCAGCATTTGGAGGATATGATTTTATAATGGAAGCATATAAAAAGGCTGTTGAAGAAAAATATAGATTCTTTTCATTTGGTGATTCAATGTTCATATATTGA
- the tsaE gene encoding tRNA (adenosine(37)-N6)-threonylcarbamoyltransferase complex ATPase subunit type 1 TsaE: protein MNILLYGDLGTGKTTFTKGFIRSYLGDEEINVTSPTFALVRIYENSVKIYHADLYRLSDPEEIPYVGLFDDSDGIYLIEWPERLEYYMPDEYLKIQLYYNENIEYRDIEISYVGEKYEKTFEKIKEELQ, encoded by the coding sequence ATGAATATCCTTTTATATGGAGATTTAGGTACAGGAAAAACTACTTTTACCAAAGGATTTATCAGAAGTTATTTAGGTGATGAAGAGATAAACGTTACATCACCCACTTTTGCGTTAGTTAGAATATATGAAAATTCTGTAAAAATATATCATGCGGATTTATACAGGTTATCTGATCCAGAGGAAATACCTTATGTAGGTTTATTCGATGATTCTGACGGAATATATTTAATAGAATGGCCTGAAAGATTAGAATATTATATGCCTGACGAATATCTAAAAATACAATTATATTACAATGAAAATATAGAATATAGAGATATAGAAATATCATATGTTGGAGAAAAATACGAAAAAACATTTGAAAAAATAAAGGAGGAATTACAATGA
- a CDS encoding hotdog domain-containing protein: MGEKVMIRVRMSLHDAHYGGNLVDGARILQLFGDVATELLIRHDGDEGLFKAYDNIEFIAPVYAGDYIEAVGEIVKVGNTSRKMVFEARKVIAPRPDISDSAADYLEEPIVVCRASGTCVVPKDKQRKGKENG; the protein is encoded by the coding sequence ATGGGTGAAAAAGTAATGATAAGAGTAAGAATGAGTTTACATGATGCACATTATGGTGGAAATCTTGTTGATGGCGCGAGAATTTTACAACTCTTTGGAGATGTGGCAACAGAACTTTTAATAAGACACGATGGAGATGAAGGATTATTTAAAGCATATGACAATATAGAATTTATAGCTCCTGTATATGCAGGTGATTATATAGAAGCAGTTGGAGAAATAGTAAAGGTTGGAAATACATCAAGAAAAATGGTGTTTGAAGCAAGAAAGGTAATTGCTCCAAGACCAGATATCTCTGATTCAGCTGCAGATTATCTTGAAGAGCCTATAGTTGTTTGTAGAGCAAGTGGTACATGTGTAGTACCAAAAGACAAACAAAGGAAGGGAAAAGAAAATGGATAA
- a CDS encoding exodeoxyribonuclease III — protein sequence MKILSWNVNGIRAAIKKGFLDFLDKENPDILCVQETKAREEQLTKKFLTYGDWKKYFVSAEKKGYSGVATFTKIKPKNVLKGLGNEMFDSEGRTLITEYDNFSLFNIYFPNGKAREERLQYKMDFYYYLLEFLEDYKKKQPNIIICGDVNTAHKEIDLARPKENENTSGFLPIEREWIDKLLESGFVDTFRMFNKEPGNYTWWDYKTRARERNVGWRIDYFFVSTSLKEKVKDAFILSEIMGSDHCPIGIEIDI from the coding sequence ATGAAGATATTATCCTGGAATGTTAATGGAATTAGAGCAGCTATAAAAAAGGGATTTTTAGATTTTCTTGATAAGGAAAATCCTGATATTTTATGCGTTCAGGAAACTAAAGCGCGAGAAGAGCAATTAACAAAAAAGTTTTTAACTTACGGTGATTGGAAAAAATATTTTGTTTCTGCTGAAAAGAAGGGATATAGTGGTGTTGCAACATTTACAAAAATTAAACCTAAAAATGTTTTAAAAGGTTTAGGTAATGAAATGTTTGATTCTGAAGGTAGAACATTAATTACTGAATATGATAATTTTTCCTTATTTAATATCTATTTTCCAAATGGAAAAGCTCGTGAAGAAAGGCTACAATATAAAATGGATTTTTATTATTATCTTTTAGAATTTCTTGAAGATTATAAAAAGAAACAACCAAATATAATTATTTGTGGAGATGTTAATACTGCACATAAAGAAATAGACCTTGCAAGACCGAAGGAAAATGAAAATACTTCGGGATTCTTACCAATTGAAAGAGAATGGATTGATAAACTGCTTGAAAGTGGATTTGTTGATACCTTTAGAATGTTCAATAAAGAACCTGGAAATTACACCTGGTGGGATTATAAAACAAGGGCAAGGGAAAGAAATGTAGGCTGGAGAATAGATTATTTTTTTGTTAGTACTTCTTTAAAAGAAAAGGTTAAAGATGCTTTTATATTATCAGAAATTATGGGTTCTGACCATTGTCCAATAGGTATTGAAATTGATATATAA
- a CDS encoding TIGR00266 family protein encodes MADVIDYKIYGDDMQIVEIELDPGEGVRAEAGAMMYMEPGIEMQTKATGGIFGGLKRMLVGESFFITNFLNTGHSKSHVAFGAPYPGKVIPIDLTKFGGEFICQKDSYLCSAAGIDIEITFTKKIGAGLFGGEGFILERLVGDGLAFVHAGGTIIERQLMPGETLRVDTGCIVGFSNTVDYDIQFVGGFVNALFGGEGIFLTHLTGPGTVYLQSLPFSRLADRIYSAANFSNRGETKGIDGIGGNLLGGLFGGDTRF; translated from the coding sequence ATGGCTGATGTTATTGATTATAAAATTTATGGTGATGATATGCAGATTGTTGAAATTGAATTGGATCCGGGGGAAGGAGTTCGAGCTGAAGCAGGTGCAATGATGTATATGGAACCTGGTATAGAAATGCAGACAAAGGCAACAGGAGGAATTTTCGGCGGATTAAAAAGAATGTTAGTTGGTGAAAGCTTTTTTATAACCAATTTTTTAAATACCGGACATTCAAAATCTCACGTTGCTTTTGGAGCGCCTTATCCAGGAAAGGTTATTCCTATTGATTTGACAAAATTTGGAGGAGAATTTATATGTCAAAAGGATAGTTATCTTTGTTCTGCAGCAGGAATAGATATTGAAATTACATTTACTAAAAAAATTGGTGCAGGTCTTTTTGGGGGTGAAGGTTTTATTCTCGAAAGGCTTGTAGGCGATGGCCTTGCTTTTGTACATGCTGGTGGAACTATTATAGAAAGGCAATTAATGCCTGGTGAAACCTTAAGAGTTGATACTGGTTGTATTGTTGGATTTTCCAATACTGTAGATTATGATATTCAATTTGTTGGTGGATTTGTCAATGCTTTATTTGGCGGAGAAGGTATTTTCTTAACTCATTTAACTGGACCTGGAACCGTTTATTTACAGAGTTTACCATTCTCGCGATTGGCTGATAGGATTTACTCTGCAGCTAATTTTTCAAATAGAGGCGAAACAAAAGGTATTGATGGAATAGGCGGTAACCTCTTAGGAGGATTATTTGGGGGAGACACCAGATTTTAA
- a CDS encoding 3-keto-5-aminohexanoate cleavage protein, whose protein sequence is MDKLIITVALTGAEVTKEQQPNLPVTPNEIAEAAYECYLAGASIAHVHARDEDGKPTQSYEVYKEIKEKIEAKCNMIFQPSTGGAVYHTFEQRKQPLELNPEMATLSAGTTNFGEDVFMNTQEYMEKFAAEMKERGIKPEIEVFERGHIANALRLVKKGLLDMPIHFDFVMGVPGAIPGDIEDLVYLVSRIPQGSTWTVAGIGRYELPLAVHAILMGGHVRVGFEDNIYYKKGELAKSNAQLVERIVRLAKELGREVATPDEAREILNIKRK, encoded by the coding sequence ATGGATAAATTGATAATCACAGTTGCTTTAACAGGTGCAGAGGTTACAAAAGAACAACAGCCAAATCTCCCTGTTACACCTAATGAAATTGCAGAAGCTGCTTATGAATGTTATCTTGCAGGAGCATCAATTGCCCACGTTCATGCAAGAGATGAAGATGGAAAACCCACACAATCCTATGAAGTATATAAAGAAATAAAAGAAAAAATAGAAGCAAAATGCAATATGATTTTTCAACCATCTACTGGGGGAGCGGTATATCATACTTTCGAACAAAGAAAACAACCACTTGAATTAAATCCAGAAATGGCAACCCTTTCTGCTGGAACAACAAATTTTGGTGAAGATGTATTTATGAATACGCAGGAATACATGGAAAAATTTGCAGCAGAAATGAAGGAAAGAGGAATAAAACCGGAAATAGAAGTGTTCGAAAGAGGTCATATTGCAAATGCGTTGAGATTGGTAAAAAAGGGTCTGCTAGATATGCCTATCCATTTTGATTTTGTTATGGGGGTTCCTGGAGCTATACCTGGAGATATTGAGGATTTGGTATATCTTGTTAGCCGAATCCCGCAGGGAAGCACATGGACAGTTGCTGGAATAGGGAGATACGAACTTCCACTTGCTGTTCATGCAATATTAATGGGGGGACATGTAAGAGTTGGATTTGAAGATAATATCTACTATAAAAAAGGAGAATTGGCAAAATCCAATGCTCAATTAGTAGAAAGAATTGTAAGATTGGCAAAAGAATTGGGGAGAGAAGTAGCAACACCAGATGAAGCAAGAGAAATTTTAAATATAAAAAGAAAATAA
- a CDS encoding FGGY family carbohydrate kinase, which produces MAYYLAIDEGTSSTRTLLFDEKFNLIDFSQKEINMYYPKPGWVEQDAEELYQKTEETMLEVLEKNNISWNEIIGIGITNQRETVVAWDKNTGKALTRAIVWQCRRTDELINRYSASFWNEVKRKTGLVKDPYFSGSKIVWMIENVPAVKEAYENGNLKVGTIESWLAFKLSGKHISDLSNASRTQLLNIHTLDWDDEILNTFGIKKDILPQLVNTAIEGGIETKFGPKIYGMIGDQQSALFGQRAFEIGDSKCTYGTGAFVLMNSGNTPPKPHPGLLTSIGWKIKDETIYSLEGSIFTVGAFFKWLKDIEIIDDYPDLEKYSLDNDNGGVYIVPALSGLGTPYWDADARGLIIGLTRGTKKENIIRAALESVAFSVRDVIDSMQEAVWTKIKKMNVDGGATKNKLLMKIQSDLLNAEIFVPEFQEITALGAAFMAAIGSENLSINEIKNLQFSGIKIMPEENEKLERDYYIWKEAVLRSKGWIKSTNINF; this is translated from the coding sequence ATGGCTTACTATCTTGCAATTGATGAGGGAACAAGCAGTACAAGAACGTTATTGTTTGATGAAAAATTTAACCTTATAGACTTTTCTCAAAAAGAAATAAATATGTATTATCCAAAACCTGGATGGGTAGAGCAGGATGCTGAAGAATTGTATCAAAAAACTGAAGAAACAATGTTAGAAGTTTTAGAAAAGAACAATATATCCTGGAATGAAATAATTGGGATTGGAATTACAAATCAAAGGGAAACTGTTGTAGCCTGGGATAAAAACACAGGAAAAGCTTTAACTCGAGCAATAGTATGGCAATGTAGGAGGACAGATGAATTAATTAATAGATATTCTGCATCATTCTGGAATGAAGTAAAGAGGAAAACAGGATTGGTAAAGGATCCATATTTTTCAGGTTCAAAAATAGTGTGGATGATAGAAAATGTTCCAGCAGTTAAAGAAGCATATGAAAATGGAAATTTAAAAGTGGGAACAATAGAATCCTGGTTGGCATTTAAACTTTCTGGAAAACATATTAGTGATCTTTCAAATGCTTCCAGAACGCAATTGTTAAATATACATACATTAGATTGGGATGATGAAATATTAAACACATTTGGTATTAAAAAAGATATTCTGCCTCAGTTGGTTAATACAGCTATTGAAGGTGGAATTGAAACGAAATTTGGCCCAAAAATTTATGGAATGATTGGTGACCAGCAATCTGCATTATTTGGACAAAGAGCATTTGAAATTGGTGATTCAAAATGTACTTATGGAACAGGTGCTTTTGTATTAATGAATTCAGGTAATACCCCACCCAAACCACATCCAGGATTATTAACTTCAATTGGTTGGAAAATTAAAGATGAAACTATTTATTCTCTTGAAGGAAGTATATTTACCGTTGGTGCATTCTTTAAATGGTTAAAAGATATAGAGATTATAGATGATTATCCTGATCTTGAAAAATATTCTCTTGATAATGACAACGGAGGAGTTTATATTGTTCCAGCATTAAGTGGTCTTGGAACACCATATTGGGATGCAGATGCAAGAGGTTTAATAATAGGGTTAACCAGAGGTACTAAAAAAGAAAATATAATCAGGGCTGCTTTGGAATCAGTAGCTTTTAGTGTTAGAGATGTTATAGACTCAATGCAGGAAGCAGTATGGACAAAGATTAAAAAAATGAATGTTGATGGTGGAGCTACAAAAAATAAATTATTGATGAAAATACAAAGTGATTTGTTAAATGCAGAGATATTTGTTCCAGAATTTCAGGAGATAACAGCATTAGGTGCAGCATTTATGGCAGCAATTGGTTCAGAAAATCTTTCTATTAATGAAATAAAAAATTTGCAATTTTCAGGTATAAAGATAATGCCAGAAGAGAATGAAAAATTAGAAAGGGATTATTATATCTGGAAGGAGGCAGTATTAAGATCAAAAGGCTGGATAAAATCAACGAACATAAACTTTTAG
- a CDS encoding zinc-binding dehydrogenase translates to MKKGCPFGTHRVIEPKGLLPQAAKKIDNTMEIYSNEILIDVITLNIDSASFTQIKEACDHDVEKMEKMILDIVNERGKMQNPVTGSGGMLIGIVKEIGPDFPDKKLKVGDKIATLVSLSLTPLKIEKIKKINIENDQVDIEGQAILFETGLYAVLPEDIPEKLALAALDVAGAPAQVNKLVNEGDTVCIIGGGGKSGVLCSYQAMKNAGNTGKVIVVEYSEENAKRIKDMNLAHEVIVADATKPVDIYEKVLDVTGGKYCDITINNVNVPNTEMSSILITKDEGTVYFFSMATSFTKAALGAEGVGKDITMIIGNGYTKGHAELTLDILRESKEIRELFEKLYI, encoded by the coding sequence ATGAAAAAAGGTTGTCCATTTGGTACACACAGAGTTATAGAACCAAAAGGATTATTACCACAAGCAGCTAAAAAAATTGATAACACAATGGAAATTTATTCTAATGAAATATTGATTGATGTAATTACATTAAATATCGATTCAGCAAGCTTTACTCAAATCAAAGAAGCATGTGATCATGATGTAGAAAAAATGGAAAAGATGATTCTTGACATAGTAAATGAAAGAGGAAAAATGCAAAATCCAGTTACAGGTTCTGGTGGAATGTTAATTGGTATAGTTAAAGAAATTGGACCTGATTTTCCAGACAAAAAATTAAAGGTTGGAGACAAAATCGCTACACTTGTATCTTTATCCTTAACACCATTAAAGATTGAAAAAATCAAAAAGATTAACATAGAAAATGACCAGGTTGATATTGAAGGACAGGCAATATTATTTGAAACTGGATTATATGCAGTATTGCCAGAAGATATACCAGAAAAATTAGCTCTTGCAGCATTAGATGTTGCTGGAGCACCAGCACAGGTAAACAAGCTCGTAAATGAAGGAGATACTGTTTGTATTATCGGTGGTGGAGGAAAATCAGGGGTATTGTGTTCATATCAGGCTATGAAAAATGCTGGTAATACTGGAAAAGTTATAGTTGTAGAATATTCAGAAGAGAATGCCAAAAGAATTAAAGATATGAACCTTGCACATGAAGTAATTGTTGCAGATGCTACAAAACCTGTAGACATATATGAAAAAGTATTAGATGTAACAGGAGGAAAATATTGTGATATCACAATAAATAACGTAAATGTACCAAATACCGAAATGTCATCAATATTAATAACAAAAGATGAAGGTACAGTTTATTTCTTCTCTATGGCAACATCATTTACAAAAGCCGCACTTGGTGCTGAAGGTGTTGGAAAAGATATAACAATGATTATAGGAAACGGATATACAAAAGGACATGCTGAATTAACCCTTGATATTTTAAGGGAATCAAAGGAAATTAGAGAACTGTTTGAAAAATTATATATTTAA
- the ychF gene encoding redox-regulated ATPase YchF: MKIGILGLPMTGKTTIFSLLTNKPYDGTYKQDAEERIANVRDERIEKLTEMYNPKKTVYATLNFIDIPSYNPSADRKEKNRILQMIQTVDAIILVIRAFENDSVPFPEGSETPLDQLDTLKTEMIIRDLEVVENRLSRLIEQNKKKKPTKEEERQVKILEEIKPVLEDGKFASKVELSDEDKKLISSLALFTLKPIIVVVNVDENQLMEKNYPGKEELMKTCKEENFAYIEICGKTEADLIELDEEERKEFMEELGIERPGIDRLSKTVYDHLGLITFFTVGEDEVRAWTINKGTTMKRAAGKIHSDLEKGFVKAEVMHYDDLIRLGSEDEVKKAGLWRLAGKEEIVEDGEILTIRANA; this comes from the coding sequence ATGAAGATAGGAATTTTAGGGTTACCTATGACAGGAAAAACAACAATATTCTCGTTATTGACAAATAAACCATATGACGGAACATATAAGCAAGATGCAGAAGAAAGAATTGCTAATGTTAGAGACGAAAGGATTGAAAAACTTACAGAAATGTATAATCCTAAAAAAACAGTATATGCAACATTGAACTTTATAGATATTCCAAGTTATAATCCTTCAGCCGATAGAAAAGAAAAAAATAGAATCTTACAGATGATACAAACTGTTGATGCAATTATACTTGTTATTAGGGCATTTGAAAATGATTCAGTTCCATTTCCAGAAGGTTCAGAAACACCTTTAGATCAGCTTGATACATTAAAAACGGAAATGATAATTAGAGATCTTGAAGTAGTTGAAAATAGATTATCAAGATTAATAGAACAAAATAAAAAGAAGAAACCTACCAAAGAGGAAGAGAGACAGGTAAAAATATTGGAAGAGATTAAACCTGTACTTGAAGATGGAAAATTTGCATCAAAGGTTGAATTATCAGATGAAGATAAAAAATTAATAAGCTCTCTTGCATTATTTACATTAAAACCAATAATCGTAGTTGTAAATGTTGATGAAAATCAATTGATGGAAAAGAATTATCCAGGAAAAGAAGAATTAATGAAAACATGTAAGGAAGAAAATTTTGCATATATTGAAATATGTGGTAAAACCGAAGCAGACCTCATAGAATTAGACGAAGAAGAAAGAAAAGAATTTATGGAAGAATTGGGAATTGAAAGACCAGGAATCGATAGGTTGTCTAAAACAGTATATGATCATTTAGGTTTAATCACATTCTTTACAGTTGGTGAAGATGAAGTAAGAGCATGGACAATTAATAAAGGAACTACAATGAAAAGAGCAGCAGGTAAAATACATTCAGATCTTGAAAAAGGTTTTGTAAAAGCAGAAGTAATGCACTACGATGATTTAATAAGACTAGGAAGCGAAGATGAAGTGAAAAAAGCAGGATTATGGAGATTAGCTGGTAAAGAAGAAATTGTAGAAGATGGAGAAATATTAACCATAAGAGCAAATGCTTAA
- a CDS encoding DMT family transporter produces the protein MKNKTRGLIYMWITVIFWGISFVATKIIVNTVPPITAAFLRFFLSSLILVLFIKTKIKYEKKEYVYMLLSGFFGVTAYFLFENSALQYTTATNGSLIISATPVIYLLFSDILRKSFSHKIRYFGTLLAFFGVALIVLNGRFVLKLNPLGDLLMFGAAFSWILYTVFIEKLHHHDNLAITRDLNYYGMLFFIPFSLYELKSAGTCPAFELWLDPVVITAFLYLGIFCTALGYIWWNKAIRLAGAKTTTNGIFFIPIVTVIADAVLLKNYPNFYTLIGASLVLAGNYIAEIKD, from the coding sequence TTGAAAAATAAAACCAGGGGTTTAATTTATATGTGGATCACTGTAATATTCTGGGGGATTTCTTTTGTAGCAACGAAAATAATAGTTAATACCGTTCCACCGATAACAGCAGCATTTTTGAGATTTTTTCTTTCAAGTTTAATACTTGTATTATTTATAAAAACTAAAATAAAATATGAAAAAAAAGAATATGTTTATATGCTTTTATCAGGTTTTTTTGGAGTTACAGCATATTTCTTATTTGAAAATTCAGCTTTGCAATATACCACAGCAACAAATGGTTCTCTCATTATTTCGGCTACACCGGTAATATATCTATTATTTTCAGATATACTAAGAAAAAGCTTTTCACATAAAATTCGATATTTTGGAACATTACTGGCATTTTTTGGTGTTGCATTAATTGTGCTTAACGGAAGATTTGTTTTAAAATTAAATCCACTTGGAGATTTATTAATGTTTGGTGCAGCATTTAGCTGGATTTTATACACTGTATTTATAGAAAAATTGCATCATCACGATAATCTGGCAATTACAAGAGATTTGAATTATTACGGAATGTTATTTTTTATACCATTTTCTCTTTATGAATTAAAAAGTGCAGGCACATGTCCAGCATTTGAATTATGGTTAGATCCAGTAGTAATAACAGCATTTTTGTATCTCGGTATATTCTGTACAGCCCTTGGATATATATGGTGGAATAAAGCCATTAGGCTTGCCGGAGCAAAAACAACAACAAATGGAATATTTTTTATACCAATAGTTACTGTTATTGCTGATGCAGTATTATTAAAAAATTATCCAAATTTTTATACATTAATAGGTGCATCTCTTGTATTAGCAGGAAATTATATAGCAGAAATAAAAGATTAA
- a CDS encoding 3-oxoacid CoA-transferase subunit B has protein sequence MNAKERIAKRVAKEFKPGNIVNLGIGLPTLVANYVPKDMNIFFHGENGVLGIGSEVPEEIANPDLTNAGAKYIDTLPGAMVFDTAFSFALIRGGHLDFTVLGGLQVDEEGHLANWMVPGKLIPGMGGAMDLVTGAKKVIVAMTHTAKGKPKIVKKCDLPLTSVRRVNLIVTEYAVIEPVDNGLLLKEIAPDITLEELKEITDAELIIPEDLKTMEV, from the coding sequence ATGAATGCAAAAGAAAGAATTGCTAAAAGAGTAGCAAAAGAATTTAAACCAGGAAATATAGTAAATCTTGGAATTGGATTACCAACATTAGTTGCTAATTACGTTCCAAAAGATATGAATATATTCTTTCATGGAGAAAACGGTGTATTAGGAATTGGATCTGAAGTACCAGAAGAAATTGCAAATCCTGATTTGACAAATGCTGGCGCAAAATATATTGATACCTTACCAGGTGCAATGGTGTTTGATACAGCATTTTCATTTGCCTTAATTAGAGGAGGTCATCTCGATTTCACTGTTTTAGGAGGGTTACAGGTTGATGAAGAAGGTCATTTAGCAAACTGGATGGTTCCAGGAAAATTAATTCCAGGTATGGGTGGAGCGATGGATCTTGTTACTGGAGCTAAAAAGGTTATAGTAGCTATGACTCATACAGCAAAAGGAAAACCTAAAATAGTAAAAAAATGCGATCTCCCTCTTACTTCAGTTAGAAGAGTAAATTTAATAGTTACTGAATATGCTGTAATAGAGCCTGTTGATAATGGTTTATTATTAAAAGAAATTGCTCCAGATATTACATTAGAAGAATTAAAAGAAATAACTGATGCTGAACTTATAATTCCAGAAGATTTAAAAACGATGGAGGTTTAA